In Aegilops tauschii subsp. strangulata cultivar AL8/78 chromosome 3, Aet v6.0, whole genome shotgun sequence, one genomic interval encodes:
- the LOC109756905 gene encoding protein FAR1-RELATED SEQUENCE 5-like — MNIITDQDFSMHAGIEEVFPLAVHRHCRWHIIKKAEETLGPFFADRPELHKAFELCVDHSLTLEEFERSWTAMIETYQTTQRSEGFNAVLKRYMSHGNSLLQFAKQYTTLQQKILGSEL; from the exons ATGAACATAATAACAGACCAGGATTTTAGCATGCATGCAGGCATAGAGGAGGTCTTTCCGTTGGCAGTGCACAGGCACTGCAGGTGGCATATTATAAAGAAGGCTGAGGAGACGCTAGGACCATTCTTTGCTGACCGTCCAGAGCTGCACAAGGCATTCGAGTTGTGCGTGGACCACAGCTTGACGCTGGAGGAGTTTGAACGGAGCTGGACAGCTATGATTGAAACATATCAA ACTACGCAGCGCAGCGAGGGGTTCAATGCTGTTCTGAAGCGGTACATGAGCCATGGCAACTCATTGCTGCAGTTTGCCAAGCAATACACAACTTTGCAACAGAAAATATTGGGATCTGAGCTATAG